Genomic segment of Microcebus murinus isolate Inina chromosome 14, M.murinus_Inina_mat1.0, whole genome shotgun sequence:
ggCATTTTAACTATTGCTCCTGCTAAGAGTTTATTCTTCTTGGCTTCTAGTCACAATTTAGATTAtacattgtttatatattttctggagatgtagatttgttttttatagcatttttaacGATCTCAGACTTTTCCCAAATTAGTTATTGGTTATGCTGTGCCCTTATGTTGGAATTATGAATATctctaatataaaaattattctgggccaagcggggtggctcacacctgtaatcctagcactctgggaggccgaggcgggcagattgctcgaggtcaggagttcgaaaccagcctgagcaagagcgagaccccgtctctactaaaaatagaaataaattaactaatatatatagccaatatggccaactaatatatacagaaaaaattagccgggcatagtggcacatgcctgtagtcccagcgactggggaggctgaggcagtaggattgcttgagcccaggagtttgaggttgctatgagctaggctgacaccaaggcactcactctagcctgggcaacaaagcaagactctgtctcaaaaaaaaaaaaatacaaattattctgGATAATTATTTTGGGTAAGGAAACAGTGTTTGTAGTTAGcattgttaataataaaataaatgtaaggtATCATCATCATGGAAACAGAAAAACTAAAGCAGAAATGACCTGAATATGTGTTgcttatttgttcttttccttttcttcagctACTCCTGGAACTTAAAAGTAATTGGATAATCTTCCCATgctggaagaaatttttttatttgggttatAGACTGCACACCCTCCAACAAAGAAGTGGGCCTAAGAAGGATGAAGAGAATTAACATTCATTAAGAATGTTCATCCAACTGCTAAAGACACAGCACTAAGACCCAGCCCTCAAGGAACTGATAATTCAGACAAGTGATCAGAACGTTGTAATACTCGAATGATAGTCATATGATAACTCACAACTATGAATCCCATGGTTCAACACACAGCTTCTTTTTGTTTGTCCTGAGTGCGTCTTACTCAAGTTTCAAAGGAGGAATCTCTTATCCTAGCATGTTAAGgacaaagtgattttttaaaaaaaaaatgtatccataCAATTCATTAACTTTTTTGAGTCTTCttagtttttgcctttttcagactCAAGGTACTGAATCTTCTCCTATTTTTAAGCATGAAAATAAACAATAGCTACTATTATGTGCTAAATGGGTTTTCAACCAACTAGATAGAAAAACCTTAAGATTGATGTTGTTTGCCTTTGGAGGCAGTTGTCCTTCTTGATAGAAGATGAAACTGGCCGTTGAGAGTCAATGGTTAGCCCCAGGCCCCCAAAGTTTTCAGAATTAGATCAAGGACCAGAAACAGCTGAAGCACAGCCTTCTACTCTGCAAGAGAGTCGGGAGAGAACTTGTTGATCCTCGGGGAGGTCTACATACTGTTTCTTGACAATGGGATCCACTTACTAGCTAATATGCCTTTTCTACTTCTAATCCTGGAGACCATTTAGCTACTTGAGTTTTCTGATACTTCATTTTTACAATGccatatgttttttgtttagCTTCATTCTCTTTCACAGGGCTTTGGTTTGCAATAGCTCGGGAAGGGGATTTCATGTCTTGTAGCTATCTAATTTAGAATTGCCTTTTCATTTCTGGCAGTAATTTTTAGCATAATACATTAATCAAAGTTGtctcatttatttcctcttcttatttctctcttttcacatgactttttttttgtctacttCTTACACAAAGAGCCAAATAAAAgctgcacacacaaaaaaaaccatataatttgtgctaattaaaataataaaaatgttaggaCAATATGGTACTTATTTCTAGGCTTTttgtactaaaaataataatgccttgAATTTATGTTGCAACTCAAGGCACTGTTGCAGAtatttatcttccttttattCTCAGGAGGAGAAACATTTATTATGATCCCAATTTTGTAGGTGGAGAATGAATGATTTGTCCAGAGTTTCAGAGTTAGCGAGTTGTGGAGGTGAGACAAAGGCTCTGAGTTTCTTGATACCTATGCTAGTATTCTTTGTAGTAGATTTTGTTGCTGTAATAGCAAGAACATGCTTTTATAACATAATAATAGACATATGAAAGGAACATTGGTTATAACGCTGGTTGTAGATTATGTTATATTCTTTAAAAGGGAGCTTTATGTAGGTTTTTTTCCCAACAGTGTCAAATggatttggggcttttttttcctttttcttcttttcttttttattgttttagagacagagtcttgcagtgttgcctaggttggtctcaaactcctaggctcaagaaatcctcctgcctcagcttcctaattaggcaggactacaggcacatgccaccacacccagataatttaaaaaaatttttttgtagagactgggctctctctgtgttgcccaggctggtctcagactcctggcctcaagcaatcctctctactcaacctcccaaagtgctggaattacaggtgcaaACCACCCTGCCGGCCACAAATTTAAACTACAACAAGATTCCACTACTCACTCACTAgaatgtcaaaaattaaaaacactggtAATACCaagcattggtgaggatgtggagcaactggaatacTCTTACatttatcatatgacccagcaaattCTACTTCAAGATGTGTACATgcagctgggctcagtggctcaagcctgtaatcctagtactctgggaggccgaggtgggaagattgtttaaggtcaggagttccaaagcagcctgagcaagagcgagacctatgAGACCACAGAGAGTAAGAAGGGGGACCTGGTGTTTATCTTTTGGGCCCCTGAGTGTGCACCCCTTAAGAGCAAAATGATTTATGCCAGCTCCAAGGATGCCATGGAGAAGCTGACAGGGATCAAGCATGAATTACAAGCAAACTGCTATGAGGAGGTCAAGGACCGCTGCACCCTGGCAGAGTGGCTGGGGGGCAGTGCAGTCACGTCCCTGGAGGGCAAGACTTTGTgagccccctccagccccctgccTGGAGCATCTGGCAGCCCCAGACCTGCCCCTGGGGGTTGCAGGCTGCCCCCTTCCTGCGAGACCCGAGGGGCTGGGGGATCCCAACAGGGGGAGGGCAGTTGCCAAACAGTCTCCCCACCCCCTCggttttcctcctccctccatccctgaAGGTTCTGGTCTTCCCAAATAGCTTTCGATCTTCCTGTTCCTCTTGGTTTGAAGCAGATCAAGGTCCCCCAGGCACCTCAGTTGTGGGGgggattgtattttttaataacacCCCTACTCCTCACCTGTTCCATCCCTTCCCTTGCTGCCAATTTCTAACCGCAATAGTGACTCTGTGCTTGTCTGTTCAGTTCTGTGTATAAATGGAGTGTTGTGGAGACGACACTTCTCTTTTCCCCTGGTCACAGCCACTCATGGAAGCAGGACCAGTAAAGGaccttcaattaaaaaaaaaaaaaaggacacacacacacaaaaaccaaaaaaaaaaacacagaaaatggtgcatattatataaaagttataCCTCAATCAAACTGATTGAAAAAGTATTCATGTCTTTGTTTTGATTTACACACTACAATTTTCTCAGATGATAACTCTTACATAGAGGATCCAAACTGGTCTCAACAGAGAGCCCAGAGGTAAAAGCAGGAAACATTTTTACAGTTTGATGAAAAGTAGTCTACTGACAAGGAGGAGCTATAGAGTAATTCCAATGAAGCACTAGTTAAAGGTGGTGGCTGGATTTAGGCTGTCAGGATCTGAATCTAGTCCATTATCTGCTGGTtgagtgaccttgggaaagttacttaatttctttaagcatcaattttctcatgtgtaaaatagggATGGTAACAATGGTCTCAGTGTTTTAGTGTgtacaaagattaaatgagacagcaTATGTAAGGAGCCCAGGTTATAGAGAATGCCTCGTACATATTAGCTATTGTTGCTGGTTTCACTTCTTCTGGCAACATGGAGATCCGGAGGAGGAAGAACACAGGCAGGGGCCAGTCTACATAGATATGCATCTGTTTATTCCCtggtttctccttttccttcataCTGTATAAAAGGCTCTCATGAAGGGAATATTGCCTTCTATTCCCAGGATAAGGATGGAGAGTGGGGACATTGGGGTGAACCTGAGGCACTGGACTAAGAAGAGAAAGCACAGAGCTGAGTCTATAGCATTTTCAACTGGTcctcatggtttttttttttttttgagacagagtctcactttgttgcccaggctagagcgagtgctgtggcgtcagcctagctcacagcaacctcagactcctgggctcaagcaatccttctgtctcagcttcccaagtagctgggactacaggcattcgccaccatgcccggctaactttttctacatatatattagttgtccacttattttctttctatttatagtagagacagggtctcactcttgctcaggctggtttcgaactcctgaccttgaggagttccactcgcctcggcctcccagagtgctaggattacaggcgtgagccaccgcacccggccggtTTTGAGAAGCAGATGAGTTTAACGGCAGGCTGCTGCTCCATCCATCTACCCTCCTGTCCTCACTATAAAAGGTAGTTCTGTTGTTGAAAGCATCCTGGTAGgtgtattttgtttattaatttaaaaattaagaaaaaaattaaaaataaaaaggtagttCTGGGCCACACCAGGCATAGGGAAAATAAAGCCCCACGACATATTACCTCATGCCCACATTTGAAATCACGAAGTAAGGATTTGTGAAGCATCTTGTGTTCTAGTTGCTTCAGATGCTAGCATTATATTTAACCTCAAACTACCCAATATTTAGATCTACTAACACAAAGAATAGAAACTGTGTATGTTAGAGAACAGTATTGCCGCTGCTAAAAGATGTTTCTGAGGAATGGaatcttcctttgtttttttactcaAGCAATTACACATTTGGTTTAGattttcaaagtgaaaatgaGTAGGtggatttttaagtttttatgtggaaaaaaaagGGTAATAAGTGAAGACATTCTGGAAGATTCAGATATACTTTCCCAGTAgctcatatttgtgtgtgtgtgtgtgtgtgtgtgtgtgtgtgtatgtgttgcaTATTTTTATGGAATTATTTGGCCGAGTTTTAAAACTCTGGGATATGAAAACtaccttaattatttcctttgctttgaaaATTCTACCTGAGTCCCCTATTCTTGAAGTCTTAAAATGAATGCATCATTACCTTATAAGCTATTGGGCACATTGGTTTGCAAAGGACAAAATGCAGGGAATCAACTTTGCTTAAATGGAATGAACCTTTACaattgaatcctttttttttttttttttatgtgtgctTCCTGAATCCCTTAGATGGTTTGTTCCCAAGGCAACGTGGAAAGTCAGAGGGGATATTGCCACACATCACCCATGGGAATGGAAATGTAAGTCTGAGTATAAAATTGAAGACATCTGTAGGAACAATGAGCAACTTAATGTCTAGTGCTGAACCCAGTGAAACACCCAAGTCTTTCTTGGCAAAAGTCATCTGATCTTTATCTCCCTGGTTAATGGGATAATGTGAGCTTGTCCAGATTAACCAAACATGAGAAACTGATTGAGATTTTCCCATTTGTCACTTATGTAAGAAGagatttttcacataaaaatatctgGTTGGATGACTGTTTCAAGTAACGTGTGCAAATTTAGTTTCTCTTGTTCGTGGTATGATTGCtgagatatttaagaaatatatgtataccatggagtactattcagctctaagaaacaatggtgatatagcacatcttatattttcctggttagagctggaacccatactactaagtgaagtatcccaagaatggaaaaacaaacaccacatatactcaccagcaaactggcattaactgagcagcacctaagtggacacataggtaccacagtaatagggtattgggcaggcggaAGGGGagggcgggcatatacatacataatgagtgacatgtgcaccatctgggggatggtcatgctggaaactcagacttatggggggaaggggtgaatgggcatttattgaaaccttaaaatctgtacccccataatatgccggaaaaaaaaaaaaagaaagaaattcggccctttctcccttcctccgcCATCCTGGTATGAGTGGTTGACTCCATTTCTTGCCATGTCTTCTCACAAGACTTGGGAATCAAGGGATTTCTGGccaagaaacaaaagcaaaaatcgTCCCATTCCCCAGTGGATTTGGATGAGAACTGGTAATAAAATCGGGTACAACTCCAAGAGGAGACATTGGAGACGAACCAAGCTGGGTCTATAAGGACTTGAACATGAGATGATGGCACACATATTTATGCTGTATTAAGGTCACtatcggccgggcgcagtggctcacgcctgtaatcctagcactctgggaggctgaggtgggaggattgcttgaggtcaggagttcgaaaccagcctgagcaagagcaagaccccgtctctactataaatagaaaaaaattaattggccaactaatatatatagaaaaaataagccaggcatggtggagcatgcctgtagtcccagctacttgggaggctgaggcagcaggatcgcttgagcccaggagtttgaggttgctgtgagctaggctgacgccatggcactcactctagcttgggcaacaaagtgagactctgtctcaaaaaaaaaaaaaggtcactatCATCTTATATGAAGCTGAAAATGTCACTACTTGGTCAGACACATTTCACtgggaaaatgatttttcttttcgtTTATATGCTCTGCTCTAATAAGCTGGTTCAGTAATAAATATGTGAGaccttttgtttgaaaaaaaaaagaaatgtgaatattATCAGTAGGGAAAAACTAAACAGAATAACTGAATATTTGGGGAAACAATTTAGAGTTTACTATGAAAGAAGCATTAGATGGAGGCTTTGAACACTTAGCAAAAAAAAGTTTAACCCATAATTAGGAGATTTTACAAATAATTCTAGTTCTACTACTGTTTGTGAACAAATTGTGTCAACTCTCTGAACAGTTTCCTCTTCTTGAAAATAAAAGGGaggggtggtctcgaactcccaagcTGAAACGATCTcttcgcctcagcctcccatccacatatttttatttatttatttctttttgagtgagtgccgtggtgtcagcctagctcacagcaacctcaatctcctgggctcaagcaatcctattgcctcagcctcccgagtagctgggactacaggcatgcgccaccatgccagctaattttttctatatatatttttagttggtcaattaatttctttctatttttagtagagacggggtctagctcaggctggttttgaactcctgtcctcgagcaatccacccgcctcggccttccagagtactaggattataggcgtgagccacc
This window contains:
- the LOC105870246 gene encoding large ribosomal subunit protein eL39-like, with the protein product MSSHKTWESRDFWPRNKSKNRPIPQWIWMRTGNKIGYNSKRRHWRRTKLGL